GTTGTGTTGTAACTGATCATACGATTAAATTTTTCATGTAggagaaaaataggaaaaaggtAACAATTAAACTCCTATTAACTATAGAACTAACTATATGTCTTGGATTCAGCTAAACGTGTTGCAGCAAGAATATGAGACACAAGTGAGATGATCACCAGctcaagagaaaagaaaagtgctTTTCAAGCCAAGGAAGTAGGAGAGAAAGGCTGTAGTCAGATCTCAAAGGTGGCGCCGTCAAGTTCAAGTCGTTGGTCATTGGAACTTCGGAATAATCCAAGGGTTGTTCGCATCCCACGCACTTTTGGAGGTAAAGACAGGCACAGCAAAGTCCGCACTGTAAGGGGTTTGAGGGATCGGCGAATTAGGCTTTCTGCACCGGCTGCGGTTCAGTTGTATTACCTTCAAGATATTCTAGGTCTGACCCAACCGAGTAAGGTGATAGATTGGTTGATTGAGGCTGCGAGGCATGACATCGAAAAGCTTCCACCTCTCCAAATTCCTCAAGGATTCAGCGAAGTGATCAACCAACAATTGTTGTTTCCTCCGGAATCAATTAACTTCTTTGATGCAAGTCTTCCATTCACAAAGCATGGACTAATTAGTCCTAGTCTCACATTACTAGCTGGCAGCGCGAAAATGGAGGTCAATGAGGATTGTGTTTGGAGCGCAGATGATAGAACAAGGCTGAAGTCAAAGTACTATTGGGATGGGATCTCAAAGTTGAGTGAAAGAAGCAACGAGTTTGAAAGAGGGTGCTTTTCCGATAAGAGCAAGCAGATCGATCTGAATGTTCGAGAAAACCAAGAAGATATCAGTTCCTCTGGAACTGGGCTGGTCTCAGATCAAAATCTCCTTCCAATTGGCCTGCTGAACAATACCATTGGATACCGGCACTATATTCCTGGTAATTATTTGGAGCCCTCTTCCCACAATTTATCTTTATCCCCATTTGGAAGCTATGAATCAATATCACAAAGAGCAAACCTCCCCAACACCATTGACGCTTGTTTCTTTCCATCTTCGTCAATAGGTCTCAATTCGGAGGATCAATTTATTCTCAGTCCATCTAACATGACAGGCCCTTCTTCGATTCCTTCATGTTCACCGTGTTGGACTGGTGCTGGTCCTATTGATAATGAACACAGAAAAGTGAACCATTTCCCTTTGTTCAACTCAGGCTCACAATTGCCTAGCTTCACCCCGGCTTCGCTTAAACTTTATTATGATGCCCTTGAGACCAaatattctcttctttctcgAGATGAAAGCCAGGCAAATGACAACAATGGTAACTGTTGAAGTTAAGTGTTTGGATTCTCATGTCTTTTGATTGATATATTTACTCGGATAATGTTTCTTCAGCTTTTTGTTGCAGTTCTTCTATGGGAAGCACGCACTTTAAGCATAGATTTGG
The sequence above is drawn from the Eucalyptus grandis isolate ANBG69807.140 chromosome 11, ASM1654582v1, whole genome shotgun sequence genome and encodes:
- the LOC104426023 gene encoding transcription factor TCP5, whose translation is MITSSREKKSAFQAKEVGEKGCSQISKVAPSSSSRWSLELRNNPRVVRIPRTFGGKDRHSKVRTVRGLRDRRIRLSAPAAVQLYYLQDILGLTQPSKVIDWLIEAARHDIEKLPPLQIPQGFSEVINQQLLFPPESINFFDASLPFTKHGLISPSLTLLAGSAKMEVNEDCVWSADDRTRLKSKYYWDGISKLSERSNEFERGCFSDKSKQIDLNVRENQEDISSSGTGLVSDQNLLPIGLLNNTIGYRHYIPGLNSEDQFILSPSNMTGPSSIPSCSPCWTGAGPIDNEHRKVNHFPLFNSGSQLPSFTPASLKLYYDALETKYSLLSRDESQANDNNGNC